A genomic region of Pseudomonas abietaniphila contains the following coding sequences:
- a CDS encoding c-type cytochrome, whose translation MKIIASYVIASSLLGWALWATAADDDVIKRGEYIANTADCVACHTVQGGKKFAGGREFKLPFGSLFTPNITSDKETGIGTWSDDDFVSAVQQGVGKDGKHYYPAFPYTSYTLMPREDILAIKQYLFSLPPVHEKSRPDTLAFPFNQRWGMAIWNWMFFDNARFAVTPEKSAEWNRGAYLVEGPGHCGECHTPRNLMQATVSSKALGGAEIEGWRAYNISSDAQTGVGSWSIEELTHYLTHGYQQGRGVAAGPMSEVVEHSLGKLDPADVRAIAVYLKDSKPQQGGVPRPAPRSTATPVSGTADPQMVLGQKIFADACAGCHKVTGEGNNSDVATLSGTKTVNDKTAANLLGVLLTGHTYPGMPRDHFMPDFAKNYSDQELAAVSTFILHRFGDSGGTITAERVQERKKEL comes from the coding sequence ATGAAAATCATTGCATCTTATGTGATTGCGTCGTCCCTGCTCGGCTGGGCTTTGTGGGCTACGGCGGCGGACGACGACGTGATCAAGCGTGGCGAGTACATCGCCAACACCGCTGACTGCGTTGCCTGTCACACCGTTCAGGGCGGGAAGAAGTTCGCGGGTGGACGTGAGTTCAAGCTGCCGTTCGGCTCGCTGTTTACCCCCAACATCACCTCGGACAAGGAAACCGGTATCGGCACCTGGTCCGATGATGATTTCGTCAGCGCCGTGCAACAGGGTGTGGGCAAGGACGGCAAGCATTACTACCCGGCCTTCCCTTACACCTCGTATACGTTGATGCCGCGCGAAGACATTCTGGCGATCAAGCAGTATCTGTTCAGCCTGCCGCCGGTCCACGAGAAGTCACGGCCTGACACGCTGGCGTTCCCGTTCAACCAGCGGTGGGGTATGGCCATCTGGAACTGGATGTTTTTCGACAACGCCCGTTTTGCCGTGACGCCTGAAAAGTCGGCCGAGTGGAACCGGGGTGCGTATCTGGTTGAAGGCCCTGGTCACTGTGGTGAGTGCCATACCCCGCGCAACCTGATGCAGGCGACGGTCAGTTCGAAAGCGCTCGGCGGTGCCGAGATCGAAGGCTGGCGTGCGTACAACATCAGTTCGGATGCGCAAACGGGTGTCGGGAGCTGGTCCATCGAAGAACTGACCCATTACCTGACCCATGGCTATCAGCAGGGTCGCGGCGTCGCCGCTGGGCCGATGTCCGAAGTGGTGGAGCATAGTCTCGGCAAGCTTGATCCTGCTGATGTGCGCGCCATTGCGGTTTACCTCAAAGACTCGAAACCGCAACAGGGCGGCGTACCGAGACCGGCACCGCGCAGCACGGCCACTCCGGTGTCAGGCACTGCCGATCCACAGATGGTGCTGGGTCAGAAAATCTTCGCCGACGCCTGTGCGGGTTGTCACAAGGTTACGGGTGAGGGCAATAACAGCGACGTCGCGACCTTGTCGGGCACCAAAACCGTCAATGACAAAACCGCCGCCAACCTGCTCGGCGTCTTGCTGACAGGCCACACCTATCCGGGCATGCCGCGTGATCACTTCATGCCGGATTTCGCCAAAAACTACAGCGATCAGGAGTTGGCGGCAGTGAGCACCTTTATCCTCCATCGCTTCGGGGACAGTGGCGGCACCATCACGGCTGAACGCGTTCAGGAACGGAAAAAAGAGCTCTGA
- a CDS encoding XdhC family protein, translating into MSDITAVLDAIRQHHRRDNEMVLATVVKTLGSSYRRPGARMIIPAVGTAVGMVSGGCLETDLVKKAWWRTSNGATLLVYDTNEDGDTIDGIASEGFGTGCHGQITLLLERAGDPGAALLIDVLDRVVRARKPAAVATIVSGNAGVGDRLALDVDHNVVGALADPDLQILVEQHLLKALTARKSSFHSVPLKRSTVSFFLEYIQPPQRLVIFGAGNDVPPLVQIAKMWGWHVSVIDSRSHFAKASRFPDADVVLHAPLNEPFDFTEQVTGAAVAVMTHSLTQDQHWLAHCLREDTAYIGQLGPIERTERLLKAMAPVERAAANTRLHYPIGLDIGGDSAPFVAVSILAEANAALEKRSACSSSVKRRMTADAGFRASG; encoded by the coding sequence ATGTCAGATATCACCGCTGTGCTGGACGCTATCCGGCAGCATCATCGCCGGGATAACGAGATGGTGCTGGCCACCGTTGTGAAGACGCTCGGCTCGTCCTATCGCAGACCCGGTGCGCGAATGATCATCCCGGCCGTCGGTACGGCGGTCGGGATGGTCAGTGGTGGGTGCCTTGAGACTGATCTGGTTAAAAAGGCGTGGTGGCGTACCTCGAACGGCGCGACCCTTTTGGTGTACGACACCAATGAGGACGGCGACACCATCGACGGCATTGCTTCCGAAGGTTTCGGAACGGGCTGTCACGGGCAGATTACGCTGCTGCTGGAGCGTGCTGGCGACCCCGGCGCGGCGCTGCTGATTGACGTTCTCGATCGTGTGGTCCGCGCGCGCAAACCGGCGGCGGTGGCCACGATCGTGTCGGGCAACGCGGGCGTCGGCGATCGCCTGGCGCTGGATGTTGATCACAACGTTGTTGGCGCTCTGGCGGATCCTGATCTGCAAATACTCGTCGAACAGCACCTGCTGAAAGCGTTGACGGCACGCAAATCGTCCTTCCATTCAGTTCCGCTCAAGCGGAGCACCGTTTCGTTTTTTCTGGAATACATTCAGCCTCCTCAACGCCTGGTGATCTTTGGCGCGGGCAACGACGTGCCGCCGCTGGTGCAGATTGCCAAAATGTGGGGCTGGCACGTGTCGGTGATTGACAGTCGCTCGCACTTCGCCAAAGCCTCGCGATTTCCTGACGCCGATGTGGTGCTGCACGCCCCGCTGAACGAACCTTTCGATTTCACGGAACAAGTAACGGGGGCTGCCGTAGCGGTCATGACCCACAGCCTGACCCAGGATCAACACTGGTTGGCCCATTGCCTGCGCGAAGACACGGCATACATCGGGCAACTGGGCCCGATCGAGCGAACCGAGCGGTTGCTCAAGGCCATGGCGCCTGTTGAGCGGGCCGCCGCCAATACCCGGCTTCACTACCCCATCGGCCTGGATATCGGTGGGGACTCTGCGCCATTCGTTGCGGTGTCTATCCTCGCGGAGGCCAATGCGGCCCTGGAAAAACGCAGCGCCTGCTCTAGCAGCGTTAAGCGTCGGATGACGGCGGACGCCGGTTTCCGTGCGTCAGGCTGA
- a CDS encoding MarR family winged helix-turn-helix transcriptional regulator — protein MNTQFRPHQGFSIHRTCNGSALRKATRRISSLYGAVLAPSGLRQTQHSLLAHVDRSNSPTLSELASDLVLDRTALSHNLKPLERDGYLAIVRDANDNRVKRVMLTEKGKEKLAETTRLWSIAHNRFERLYGKEKAELLREMLADVYSDELTEAFERAGAEGVVEG, from the coding sequence TTGAATACCCAATTTCGGCCCCATCAAGGCTTCAGCATTCACAGAACGTGCAACGGTTCTGCGTTGCGCAAGGCGACTCGCCGGATTTCCTCTCTCTACGGCGCGGTACTCGCGCCCAGTGGCCTGCGCCAGACTCAGCATTCCCTGCTCGCCCACGTTGACCGCTCGAACAGCCCGACCCTGTCGGAACTCGCGAGCGATCTGGTGCTGGACCGCACGGCGCTTTCCCACAACCTCAAACCCCTTGAACGCGACGGCTACCTGGCCATCGTGCGCGACGCCAATGACAACCGCGTCAAGCGTGTGATGCTGACTGAGAAAGGCAAAGAGAAGCTGGCCGAGACGACCCGCTTGTGGAGCATTGCCCACAATCGTTTCGAGCGCCTGTATGGGAAGGAAAAGGCCGAGCTGCTGCGTGAAATGCTGGCGGACGTTTATTCGGACGAACTGACCGAGGCGTTCGAGCGGGCAGGGGCAGAGGGAGTGGTCGAAGGGTGA
- the dctA gene encoding C4-dicarboxylate transporter DctA — MTIRKLLGTLYIQVIIAIVLGVIIGHLRPDTGVELKPLGDAFIKLIKMVIGPIIFCTVVSGITSMHDIKQVGRVGGKALLYFEVVSSFALLIGLIFGHLLHPGAGFNIDIKTLDAGAVSGFVNQADHGEGITGFLLHIIPVTFFDAFAKGEILPILLVSVMFGISLVLIGERARPLADSISQASEVFFRIVGMIARVAPLGAFGAIAFTTGKYGIGSMLPLFKLIGTFYLTAFVFVACVLGGIARLAGFSIFKLLAHIKSELLIVLGTSTSESALPQLIEKLEGLGCSKGVVGIVVPTGYTFNLDGTNIYMTMAVLFLAQATNIDLTLEQQLTLLLVTMLTSKGAGAVVGAGFVALAASLAVVPTVPVAAMVLILGVDRFMAECRSLTNIIGNAVAAVVIAAWEGQLDRSKMGRIALKKHRVLQDEPV; from the coding sequence ATGACTATCAGAAAACTGCTGGGCACCTTGTACATTCAGGTGATCATCGCCATCGTTCTGGGCGTGATTATCGGTCATCTGCGCCCCGACACTGGCGTAGAACTCAAGCCACTGGGCGATGCGTTCATCAAGCTGATCAAGATGGTGATCGGCCCTATCATCTTCTGCACCGTGGTGTCCGGCATCACCAGCATGCACGACATCAAGCAGGTCGGCCGGGTCGGAGGCAAGGCCCTGCTCTACTTCGAAGTGGTGTCCTCGTTCGCGCTGCTGATCGGCTTGATCTTCGGCCATTTGCTACACCCCGGCGCGGGTTTCAACATCGACATCAAAACCCTCGACGCCGGCGCCGTAAGCGGCTTCGTGAATCAGGCCGATCACGGTGAAGGCATCACCGGATTCCTGCTCCATATCATTCCCGTTACCTTTTTCGACGCGTTCGCCAAGGGTGAGATCCTGCCGATCCTGCTGGTGTCGGTGATGTTCGGCATCTCGCTGGTGCTGATAGGCGAGCGTGCCCGCCCACTTGCCGACTCCATCAGCCAGGCTTCCGAAGTCTTCTTCCGGATCGTCGGCATGATCGCGCGGGTCGCGCCATTGGGCGCGTTCGGTGCCATCGCCTTCACCACCGGCAAATACGGCATCGGCTCGATGCTGCCGCTGTTCAAACTGATCGGCACGTTCTACCTGACCGCTTTCGTGTTCGTGGCGTGCGTGTTGGGCGGGATCGCCCGACTGGCGGGGTTCAGCATCTTCAAGCTACTGGCACATATCAAATCCGAACTGTTGATCGTGCTCGGCACCAGCACCTCGGAATCCGCACTCCCGCAACTGATCGAAAAACTCGAAGGACTGGGCTGCTCCAAAGGCGTGGTCGGCATCGTGGTACCGACCGGCTACACGTTCAATCTGGACGGCACCAACATTTACATGACGATGGCCGTGCTGTTCCTGGCCCAAGCCACCAACATCGACCTGACGCTCGAACAACAGCTCACGCTGCTGCTGGTGACCATGCTCACCTCCAAGGGCGCGGGCGCTGTTGTCGGCGCAGGGTTCGTTGCACTTGCAGCCAGTCTGGCAGTGGTGCCTACCGTTCCGGTGGCGGCGATGGTGTTGATCCTGGGTGTAGACCGCTTCATGGCCGAGTGCCGGTCGCTAACCAACATCATCGGCAACGCAGTAGCGGCAGTGGTCATTGCGGCGTGGGAAGGTCAGCTGGATCGAAGCAAGATGGGGCGTATCGCCCTCAAGAAACATCGCGTGCTTCAGGATGAGCCCGTCTGA
- a CDS encoding GlxA family transcriptional regulator: MIRVGLVIYPGFQVLGLAVSAVFETANDMNGPSYDLAVVSEHGGIVRSSLGFGMETTSFKDARYDTLIVIGNNQIDNVSAGLLDFLRSSVTTTKRITAVCTGAFVVAQAGLLDGRRATTHWAHAREFRSSFPDVHLEEDRIFVIDGAVWTSAGMTAGIDLALAILEKDLGTTLARNVAKKMVVHHRRSGGQSQFSTLLELDPKTDRIQTTLLYAKENLASELSVEELAGVAHLSPRQFSRIFRDETGQSPAKAIEHLRVEAARIMMEEGRYSLDIIARDCGFGDRERMRRSFLRAFNQSPQAIKRITEAQMVDIST; encoded by the coding sequence ATGATTCGTGTCGGACTGGTGATTTACCCTGGCTTTCAGGTGCTGGGACTTGCTGTATCGGCGGTCTTTGAAACAGCGAACGACATGAACGGCCCGTCGTACGACCTGGCGGTGGTGTCTGAACACGGCGGCATTGTTCGGTCTTCCCTCGGGTTCGGGATGGAAACGACGTCGTTCAAGGACGCCCGTTACGACACGCTGATCGTCATTGGCAACAATCAAATTGACAACGTCTCCGCAGGACTGCTGGACTTCCTGCGCTCGTCGGTCACCACCACCAAACGCATTACGGCGGTCTGCACCGGCGCGTTCGTCGTCGCTCAGGCGGGCCTGCTGGACGGACGTCGCGCCACCACCCATTGGGCCCACGCCCGCGAATTCCGCTCAAGTTTTCCGGACGTTCACCTGGAAGAAGACCGGATTTTCGTCATCGATGGTGCCGTATGGACGTCGGCAGGCATGACCGCTGGCATAGACCTCGCGCTGGCCATTCTGGAAAAGGATCTAGGCACCACACTGGCTCGCAACGTGGCCAAGAAAATGGTCGTTCACCACCGTCGATCCGGGGGCCAGTCACAGTTTTCGACCCTGCTGGAACTCGATCCCAAAACCGACCGCATCCAGACCACGCTGCTCTATGCGAAGGAAAACCTTGCCTCTGAATTGTCGGTCGAGGAACTGGCCGGAGTCGCTCACCTGAGCCCTCGGCAATTCAGCCGGATTTTCCGCGATGAAACCGGACAGTCTCCTGCCAAGGCCATTGAACATCTGCGCGTCGAAGCGGCGCGGATCATGATGGAAGAAGGCCGATACTCCCTCGACATCATTGCCCGCGACTGCGGATTCGGTGACCGCGAGCGCATGAGACGCTCCTTCCTGCGGGCCTTCAATCAGTCCCCTCAAGCGATCAAGCGCATCACTGAAGCACAGATGGTCGATATTTCGACCTGA